One window of Treponema denticola genomic DNA carries:
- a CDS encoding ABC transporter permease, whose protein sequence is MKKYLLILKAYFKGSLMNLMEYKFNFISGGTFELVWLFMYLIFIDTIFIHTETVNGWDKYRMLMLTFQGGLMDSVFTFLIVPGLKRLPEMINTGTLDFILLKPLNQRFTISFNEFDIPQIKNIIINITGLTYCFIKLNIRMTPLKLLLYILLSLNGFFLIYSIMFILMSLAFWFMRMDIVMGIGSELITIGNKPMQIYPRLLQKILIFVIPLFVCFNFPILFAVKDLSVSYILYSFAASFIFFLLSNFIFKKGVRRYVGSGS, encoded by the coding sequence ATTTTATAAGCGGCGGAACCTTTGAACTTGTATGGCTCTTTATGTATCTCATTTTTATAGATACGATTTTTATTCATACCGAAACGGTAAACGGCTGGGATAAGTACCGAATGTTGATGCTGACCTTTCAAGGCGGACTTATGGATTCCGTTTTTACTTTTTTGATAGTGCCTGGATTAAAAAGATTGCCCGAAATGATTAATACCGGCACCTTGGATTTTATATTATTAAAACCATTGAATCAGCGTTTTACCATTTCATTTAATGAGTTTGATATTCCGCAGATAAAAAATATTATCATAAATATTACCGGTTTGACATATTGTTTTATAAAACTGAATATACGGATGACTCCTTTAAAATTATTACTGTATATTTTACTTTCGTTGAACGGCTTTTTTTTGATTTATTCGATTATGTTTATATTGATGAGTTTGGCTTTTTGGTTTATGCGGATGGATATTGTTATGGGCATAGGTTCCGAGCTGATTACCATCGGAAATAAACCTATGCAGATATATCCGCGGCTACTTCAAAAAATTCTTATCTTTGTCATTCCGTTGTTTGTGTGCTTTAATTTTCCTATTTTGTTTGCCGTTAAAGACTTATCCGTTAGTTATATTCTATATTCTTTTGCGGCAAGTTTTATATTTTTTTTATTATCGAATTTTATTTTTAAAAAAGGAGTAAGGCGTTATGTCGGATCTGGCAGTTAA
- a CDS encoding ABC transporter ATP-binding protein has protein sequence MSDLAVNNEKIIVAENICKSYAYYQKDAGLKGSIKNLFKRKKLYKPAVKNLSFEISQGSITGLIGLNGAGKTTTLKMLSGLILPTEGSLTVLQHNPFEKKKEYLRQISMVMGNKSQLWWDLPAVDSFELNKTIYEVEDADYKKTLHTMIEILGVEKQVNVQVRRLSLGERMKMELIAALIHKPKLIFLDEPTIGLDIITQYNIRDFLKHYCNKYHASLILTSHNFNDIVSLCTELILINKGEKIYSDSFINFKNEFLNKKYFILKLKLLKADKIIKTLQEKGNFFAEKTAEDTVKISADSTVSLDILKNISNDFIEELSDITIENISMEDVIRRLYTSSESIL, from the coding sequence ATGTCGGATCTGGCAGTTAATAACGAAAAAATTATTGTTGCAGAAAATATCTGCAAAAGTTATGCATATTATCAAAAAGATGCAGGACTTAAAGGCAGTATCAAAAATTTGTTTAAACGTAAAAAACTATATAAACCTGCGGTTAAAAATCTTTCCTTTGAAATTTCTCAAGGTTCGATAACGGGCTTAATCGGTTTAAACGGTGCAGGCAAAACGACAACACTTAAAATGTTATCCGGTTTGATATTGCCGACGGAAGGAAGCCTTACCGTTTTACAGCATAATCCTTTTGAAAAGAAAAAAGAGTACCTCCGGCAAATTTCAATGGTGATGGGAAACAAGAGTCAGCTCTGGTGGGATTTGCCTGCCGTTGATTCCTTTGAGCTTAATAAAACCATTTACGAGGTTGAAGATGCCGATTACAAAAAGACGCTGCACACAATGATTGAAATACTCGGCGTAGAAAAACAGGTGAATGTTCAGGTGAGAAGACTGTCTTTAGGAGAGAGAATGAAAATGGAATTGATAGCGGCTTTAATTCACAAACCGAAACTTATTTTTCTTGATGAACCGACAATAGGCCTTGATATAATTACGCAATATAACATAAGGGATTTTCTAAAACATTATTGCAATAAATATCATGCAAGCCTCATACTGACAAGTCATAATTTTAACGATATTGTTTCCCTTTGTACGGAATTGATTTTAATAAATAAGGGAGAAAAAATATATTCCGATTCTTTTATTAACTTTAAAAATGAATTTTTAAATAAAAAATATTTTATATTAAAATTAAAATTATTGAAAGCGGATAAAATTATAAAAACCTTGCAAGAAAAAGGTAATTTTTTTGCAGAAAAAACTGCAGAAGATACGGTTAAAATTTCTGCTGACTCAACTGTGAGTTTGGATATATTAAAAAATATTTCCAATGATTTTATTGAAGAGTTAAGTGATATTACCATTGAAAATATTTCGATGGAAGATGTTATCAGAAGATTGTATACATCGAGTGAGTCCATACTATGA
- a CDS encoding ABC transporter permease: protein MNAYYKVFKISLANQLEYRVNFISGFLFSLFPFTVNVLLWIAVSYQSKDMPFKADGIVSYYFLTLITYNITSTVSVFKISDDIRLGTLNQYLIKPYNYALYQLAADLPHRFIFIVMNAVPITVLYFLLQRYFVFILSLWKALFFVLFLIAGYLINFLIDFLIALYSFYFSRVSSLYTSIRVLKNISAGIIFPLVLLPESVFTFLKNLPFAFISHIPVSLLLDDVPLCTAFISLCKSLGWITLLAIFCIIVWKRGMKIYSAYGG, encoded by the coding sequence ATGAATGCATATTACAAAGTTTTTAAAATAAGTTTGGCAAATCAATTGGAATATAGAGTTAATTTTATTTCCGGATTTTTATTTTCACTCTTTCCTTTTACAGTTAATGTATTGTTATGGATTGCCGTCAGTTATCAAAGTAAAGATATGCCTTTTAAAGCAGACGGTATAGTATCGTATTACTTTTTGACTTTGATAACCTACAATATTACTTCAACGGTTTCCGTATTTAAAATTTCCGATGATATAAGGCTCGGCACACTCAATCAGTATCTTATAAAACCGTATAATTATGCACTGTATCAACTTGCTGCCGATTTACCTCATCGTTTTATTTTTATTGTTATGAATGCGGTTCCGATCACGGTTTTATATTTTTTGCTGCAAAGATATTTTGTGTTTATACTATCATTATGGAAGGCTTTATTTTTTGTGCTCTTTTTGATCGCAGGTTATCTCATCAATTTTTTAATCGATTTTTTGATAGCACTCTATAGTTTTTATTTTTCGCGTGTTTCTTCACTCTATACATCGATACGGGTACTTAAAAATATTTCCGCCGGTATTATTTTTCCGCTTGTCCTTTTACCCGAATCGGTGTTTACCTTTTTAAAGAACTTACCCTTTGCCTTTATTTCTCATATTCCGGTAAGTCTTTTACTCGATGATGTTCCGCTATGTACCGCTTTTATTTCCTTATGTAAAAGTTTAGGCTGGATAACGCTGCTTGCTATTTTCTGTATAATAGTATGGAAAAGAGGAATGAAAATCTATTCCGCCTATGGGGGATAG
- a CDS encoding GNAT family N-acetyltransferase, whose translation MINLRTIDENNFQACINLKATVDKDEFVDSVVYSLAEAWLYKNDSKPFAVYNDDQVIGFVSLYVGEGHYQIINFLIDDSFQNKGYGKDAAILCIEYLKSVFNAKTISVPVYVENLKAKKFWEKLGFYISDNIENGYIFMRMNL comes from the coding sequence ATGATTAATTTAAGAACAATTGATGAGAATAATTTTCAAGCATGTATAAATTTAAAAGCAACCGTTGATAAAGATGAATTTGTGGATTCGGTTGTATACTCACTTGCTGAAGCTTGGTTATATAAAAATGATAGTAAACCTTTTGCCGTTTATAATGATGATCAAGTTATCGGCTTCGTTTCTTTGTATGTTGGTGAAGGGCATTATCAAATAATAAATTTCTTGATTGACGATTCATTTCAAAATAAAGGTTACGGTAAAGATGCTGCAATCTTGTGTATTGAATATTTAAAATCGGTCTTTAATGCAAAAACAATTTCGGTGCCTGTTTATGTTGAAAACCTTAAAGCTAAAAAGTTTTGGGAAAAATTAGGTTTTTATATTTCAGATAATATCGAAAACGGTTATATTTTTATGAGGATGAATTTATAA